A region of Haliotis asinina isolate JCU_RB_2024 chromosome 9, JCU_Hal_asi_v2, whole genome shotgun sequence DNA encodes the following proteins:
- the LOC137296153 gene encoding early endosome antigen 1-like isoform X2, which translates to MSVFKRLRGKKDSNTEQDASPTLASRFSFPSFNRTPSQSQAEAEPPTIDEAQEGFLCPICKKSLSSPEELTEHYQSIHETPARPTENRDGDVLALRQEIEDLRVSLKEEKWYTEELKRELEKTQQNGEVPDAISAETKNELELLKMQLKGSEESRTLLSSEVHHLQTTVSEVTGQLNAIKEEKEKIEQKTAHMAGEMVSVKAKADESEGQRAALEDHIRTLKVQLDEKDSYVRNVESQLSQRPGADDVLVLKQELISVQTLMDKMTLEREKEKDDLEREYKALQEKYQESTVRYNELKLELEKAPKLEELAHLQTALSERDSGSQHLASSLQQKEAEIRDLIEHKAKLTQQLEDVRLASGDQQTAISKMQDDYTSLEEEKRNLENKLRTNEANVAELGQDLNKLHGKLEEVQLQLTERTSQLSELQATLDERDAKISQSEQENQMRTGKLSEVEEDLIKTRKALDEKEKAVADLQKQLSESKSDSQDQLHQKEQVLNDLKLNLEKVEAAVETKVSEIADLNQQLSHVHKQYEDEVHVCDEIRGELRDTQAKLEEETRKGGSRESQCLELEGQLQQLKEDVQRLETERGDLFAKIEAGEGVSEAMNQLKQENTSLQEKIKELQENLQSQTAESSSKQEALHKQMTELKGQLQAEQDKCHKLESTLEERTEKLNTSQQKLQQTEADLKTKNELLLAAEAAKTSQRTDLENHIKTAQNVVEERNTELATLRTTLEQTQAELAAKKDKIVEQEVQLKEEVEKLTHSNKTNTALERELKEKKDFLAGVLKDKKEVEDSLTKTKKSLEEVTNQKLQTDKDLESAKSAHSKEVSKLKKKMEKDSASFEKTKEDLQKQVAGLTEEKNKVREEKIEVSTELADHIGQLKTKEQELTALRQNLEMLKTQKDTELGSLKTEAEQKSEEFKLKLSTMEELLKVEQESVKAKASEIVDLNKKISDLESSSKELDGVNTDLQKQLTELNTQLNQQIGEKTSIQKDMQESIASKDKENADLQAQVQTLTGKSETLDKSVEELRTLLKEGEQKQQQLQEEIAKARDREKELNNSFEELSEVRTAMNGQMLKLDTELKETTTVRDALQKQKDSLEEELSALKKVFAETKEACASYKKDRESMKEQLEREQEQRKQEVSSLEEAKQILITQKLEIQNKLDTFEELLTQTKKETESVKSESTNIQQMLREENSSLQTKLASEQQARETLQKQKDEDEARYEMQLSVLNENLTTVRSDLTVNQQKVEDFTRINDELRGEKLELEAKLENNNEERRMLVERCLTSEKECEKLREKVTETRRKLDDTQAALHELGRENQSLQIVSTKVQNRKWADDSQVTECMGCSKAFTMTVRKHHCRNCGNIYCNDCSQKTATVAASKKPVRVCDTCYNEVMNKR; encoded by the exons GAGAAGACCCAGCAGAATGGGGAGGTTCCTGATGCCATATCTGCTGAG ACAAAGAATGAGCTGGAACTGCTGAAGATGCAGTTGAAAGGCTCTGAAGAAAGTAGAACCCTCT TGAGTTCTGAGGTGCACCACCTCCAGACGACGGTGTCAGAGGTCACAGGTCAGCTGAATGCCATAAAGGAGGAGAAGGAAAAAATTGAACAGAAAACAGCACACATG GCTGGTGAGATGGTGAGTGTGAAGGCCAAAGCTGATGAGAGCGAAGGTCAAAGGGCAGCGCTGGAGGACCACATTCGTACACTGAAG GTTCAGCTGGATGAAAAGGATAGCTATGTCCGGAACGTGGAGTCCCAGTTGTCCCAGAG gCCCGGGGCTGATGACGTTCTGGTGCTGAAACAGGAACTCATCAGTGTTCAGACTCTGATGGACAAGATGACTCTGGAGCGGGAGAAGGAGAAGGATGACCTGGAGCGGGAATACAAGGCTCTGCAGGAGAAGTACCAGGA GTCCACTGTAAGGTATAACGAACTGAAGCTTGAGCTGGAGAAGGCCCCCAAGCTGGAGGAGTTGGCACA TCTTCAGACTGCTCTGAGTGAGCGAGATTCCGGATCTCAGCACCTGGCTTCCAGTCTGCAGCAGAAGGAAGCCGAGATCAGAGACCTCATTGAGCACAAAGCAAAG TTGACCCAACAGCTTGAGGATGTGAGACTGGCATCAGGTGACCAGCAGACTGCCATCAGCAAGATGCAGGATGACTACACGAGCCTGGAGGAGGAGAAGCGCAACCTGGAGAACAAGCTGCGCACCAATGAGGCCAATGTTGCAGAGCTCGGCCAGGATCTGAATAAG CTGCATGGCAAGCTGGAAGAGGTGCAGTTGCAGCTGACAGAGAGAACCAGTCAGCTGTCAGAGCTGCAGGCTACCCTGGATGAAAGAGATGCTAAGATCAGCCAGTCAGAGCAGGAGAACCAGATGAGGACTGGGAAGCTGTCTGAAGTTGAGGAGGATCTTATCAAG ACTCGTAAGGCTTTGGATGAGAAGGAGAAAGCTGTGGCAGATCTCCAGAAGCAGCTGTCTGAGTCAAAGTCCGACTCCCAGGACCAGCTCCACCAGAAGGAGCAGGTGCTTAATGACCTCAAACTCAACCTGGAGAAG GTCGAGGCTGCTGTGGAGACCAAGGTGTCTGAGATCGCAGACCTCAACCAGCAGCTGTCACATGTACATAAACAGTACGAGGATGAG GTGCATGTGTGTGACGAGATTCGGGGGGAGCTGAGGGACACACAGGCCAAGCTGGAAGAGGAGACAAGGAAGGGAGGGTCCAG GGAGAGTCAGTGTCTGGAGCTGGAGGGTCAGCTGCAGCAGCTGAAGGAGGATGTACAGAGGCTGGAGACAGAGAGGGGAGACCTCTTTGCCAAG ATTGAGGCTGgcgagggagtgagtgaggccATGAACCAGCTAAAGCAAGAGAAT ACAAGTCTGCAAGAGAAGATCAAAGAACTTCAGGAAAACCTGCAATCTCAAACAGCCGAGAGTTCCAGCAAACAGGAAGCACTGCATAAGCAGATGACGGAGTTGAAAGGTCAGCTGCAGGCAGAGCAGGACAAGTGTCACAAGCTGGAGTCAACATTGGAGGAGAGGACGGAGAAGCTGAACACGTCTCAGCAGAAACTGCAGCAAACAGAAGCTGATCTCAAGACCAAG AATGAGCTGCTGTTAGCTGCAGAGGCCGCCAAGACGAGTCAGAGGACTGACCTGGAGAACCACATCAAGACTGCCCAGAACGTGGTGGAGGAACGAAACACAGAACTTGCCACGCTACGGACCACATTAGAACAG ACGCAGGCAGAGCTGGCAGCAAAGAAGGACAAGATTGTGGAGCAAGAGGTGCAGCTGAAGGAAGAAGTGGAGAAACTCACCCACAGCAATAAAACCAATACTGCCCTGGAGAGAGAGCTGAAAGAGAAG AAAGACTTCCTGGCTGGTGTACTGAAGGATAAGAAAGAAGTGGAGGACAGTCTGACCAAGACAAAGAAGTCTCTGGAGGAGGTCACCAACCAGAAGCTACAGACAGACAAGGACCTGGAAAGT GCTAAATCGGCTCACAGCAAAGAAGTGTCAAAACTCAAGAAGAAGATGGAGAAGGACTCTGCTAGTTTTGAAAAGACTAAGGAGGACTTACAGAAACAG GTAGCAGGTTTGACAGAAGAGAAGAATAAAGTAAGAGAAGAAAAGATTGAGGTGTCCACAGAGCTGGCAGATCATATTGGCCAGCTGAAGACCAAGGAACAGGAGTTAACTGCCCTGAGACAGAACCTGGAGATGCTTAAG ACACAGAAAGATACAGAGCTTGGCAGTCTGAAGACAGAAGCTGAACAAAAATCTGAAGAGTTCAAGTTGAAGCTATCCACAATGGAGGAACTGCTCAAAGTGGAACAG GAATCTGTGAAAGCAAAGGCATCAGAAATTGTAGATTTGAATAAGAAG ATCAGTGATCTTGAGAGTAGCAGTAAGGAGCTTGATGGTGTTAACACAGATCTCCAAAAACAACTGACAGAACTGAATACGCAGCTGAACCAACAG ATCGGTGAGAAGACCAGTATACAGAAGGACATGCAGGAGAGTATAGCCAGCAAGGATAAGGAAAATGCTGACCTGCAGGCACAAGTACAG ACCCTGACTGGCAAGTCTGAGACCCTGGACAAGAGTGTGGAGGAGTTACGGACGTTACTGAAGGAAGGGGAGCAGAAGCAACAGCAGCTGCAGGAGGAGATAGCCAAGGCCAGGGACCGTGAGAAGGAGTTGAATAACTCCTTTGAGGAACTCAGTGAG GTGCGAACAGCCATGAATGGTCAAATGTTGAAGCTGGACACGGAGCTGAAGGAGACGACAACAGTCAGGGATGCGTTGCAGAAGCAGAAG GACTCCCTTGAGGAAGAGTTGTCTGCCCTGAAGAAGGTGTTTGCCGAGACAAAGGAAGCCTGTGCGTCATACAAGAAGGACCGAGAGTCCATGAAGGAGCAGTTAGAAAGAGAACAGGAACAGAGAAAACAG GAAGTGTCGAGTCTGGAGGAAGCCAAGCAGATCCTGATCACCCAGAAGCTTGAGATTCAGAATAAACTGGATACCTTCGAGGAGCTGCTCACACAG ACAAAGAAGGAAACAGAAAGTGTGAAGTCTGAATCCACCAATATTCAACAAATGCTTAGAGAGGAGAACTCAAGTCTGCAAACAAAACTG GCTTCTGAACAACAAGCACGAGAGACGTTGCAGAAGCAGAAGGACGAGGACGAGGCTCGGTATGAGATGCAGCTCTCTGTCCTCAATGAGAACTTGACCACTGTCCGATCAGATTTGACAGTCAATCAGCAGAAAGTGGAGGACTTCACAAGGATCAACGATGAACTGAGGGGGGAGAAGCTAG AACTGGAGGCCAAACTGGAAAACAACAACGAAGAAAGAAGGATGCTTGTAGAGAG GTGCTTGACTAGTGAGAAGGAGTGTGAGAAGTTGAGGGAGAAAGTGACAGAAACGCGACGGAAGTTAGATGATACACAGGCAGCCTTGCATGAACTGGGCCGAGAGAACCAATCTCTACAG ATTGTGAGCACAAAGGTCCAGAACAGAAAGTGGGCAGATGACAGCCAGGTGACGGAGTGTATGGGATGTTCCAAGGCCTTCACCATGACTGTTCGGAAG CATCACTGCAGGAACTGTGGCAACATCTACTGCAATGACTGCTCCCAGAAGACAGCCACAGTGGCAGCATCCAAGAAGCCTGTGAGAGTTTGTGATACCTGCTACAATGAAGTAATGAACAAAAGGTGA